The DNA segment TTGTAGCCACGGTTCCAGGCGTTCGGGTGGTTCCACGCGCTGCCATGGTTCCACGAGCTGGGATGGTTCCAGGCGGCCTGATCGCGGCCCCACGTGTTCTGGCCGGCGTTCCAGGCGTTCGGGTTGTTGTTCCAGGCCGACTCGGCCTGATCCAGCCCATCGGTGCGGCCCTGCTGGCCCGGCTTGCTGTTGTCGGCCGGTGCGGCACAGACGGCGGCCACCAGCAGCGCACTGATCAGCACAAACTTGAACATTTTCGTTGATCGTAGGTGGATGTTACAGTTGATCGGGTAAATTGACACTGGTGAGCTAGCTGAGCTGTGCCACTTGTTACTACTGAACTGTTTGTTCAACACTGAATGAAAATTACGCTAATTGGTAAGCTTTATATAGGTGGGAAGCGCCGGTGTGCAGTTGCAATCTACCTCGGGAGGGATTGTGCACCCCGCGGTACACTGAGCCGTCCGCGCTCATCCGTGTGACGTTTCCGTAGGCTGTTGGATGGGTTTGAAATATTCAATGCCACGGAGAAGGAGGAGATCTTTATTCTAATACTTATTAGCGGACCATGATCCGAGCGCCCCGCAGCACTGCATCGGCTGCGATAAACCTACGGGAAAGGTTAAAGTGAACCGTACGATCGAGCCATATCGGCGTGAGGCTTTtccaccaaccaccaaccaccaaccaacaTCATCTGCCCAGCATCCACATCACATTCGGACCGCCGGTGTCCGAAAAGACCACAGCCACAGTGAGCGCAGTGATGGCGGTGGCCTATTGCCACACCGCTCCATGCTGGCTGTGGCGATAATTTAAACTAATGCTTTGGTTTATTTACATTATTACACTTGCACACGGCGGGATGACTATTCACACTCAccgtgcatgtgtttgtgacGGTATGCACCGCAGATCGTGGTTCATTCATCATCCGCAGACGGCGGTTAATGTACATTCGATTAATAGTTCACCAAATAATTAGCCGCACATTATCAGCAACGAAGGTGAAagagggggggaagggggcaagcattttgttttaccaGTAAACGGCAGGAGTATCGATTATGCTGCTCGCGCCGGTGTTGCTGGGTTGGAGGATGATCGTTACCGGCTGCCAGTGCCACTGCAACTGCATCGGACGGGGTGGGATCGGGCAACAAATGAGGAGGAAATGATTGATGATGCTACCATGGCCTTAAGGGTGAGGAAGGGCCTCTGATAGGGGTGTTATTAATtctaatttaaattgtttcacCGTTCTAACGAGTGGTATAAATCATAGCTGAAGCATGGACACTTCATAAAACTGTGTACAATTTAAAAGactattttttaacattaaatgtAATATTCAAGGGGAGTACATTTGAAACACCACCTATTCAATGTAACAGTTTCAAATGAAATATGCTAACGATCGTGTAATTTTTCAAATGCAACCAAATGTCAAAGCAATCTAGTGGCGCGAGGATGCGGCACTGCTCTCTTCGCTTAGCAACGCGGTGTAGCACCGCTCCATCTTTCGCTGGCATAGTACGTACGTAAGCTACGCAGGAAGCTACTTGCACGAGCCCGAATGTGTGACCTTATGCGTATTTTAGCGCAAAAGCCCTCGCGCAGTGCCCGCAGTGTGTATCGATCCTGATCGTTGATCTTTAattagctcgtgcaattttttttctgtatctATGTCACCACTGTTAGTAGCGAGCGGACAGCAACCCGGACCGGAGAGCATATATACAACTGCAAGACAAATAGTAATCGGTCGATTAGCATAAATGATGCACGCCCCCAAGGGGGTGGtgggcaataaaaaataataccaACACACAAAATATGAGCCATCTTTGGCATTTTCGCTAATCGCTGTTATGACTGGGTTGCAGGGTCGGTAATTAATGGGAAGCTCGGCGTCTAGTAGCTTAGCGATTAGACAATCCGGACACAAAATCAGCCACAACAAAATAAGATTGCACCTGTAGGGCACGGCCTGCGCTGTTCAAGGGATTATAAAATGTGTCGTTTCGTTCTGTGGGGGTTGTGGAGTAGGATGTGCACGGGGAAGCATACGATCAATGTGGTTTGATAAGCTATATCAAATGAGTTTAGTTTGAAGCTTTTAAGATAAAACGAATAACCTAATGTTTATTGTTAATCTGTATTATTTTGAAAGTGCAGTAAAGAATGGGAAATATTTACATTAACTGAAATTTTGATGAGTAAAGCTAAATGAACAAGATTCCAAGGTTTCCAATGAAGATTTGCGTGTTGTTTGAAGATATTTTtgaattcttttttatttcgttgatGATCAACATGACTTGAATGATCTAGAATAGTTGGCAGGTCCTAAGTTTCAGGATTTCCAAACTATTTGAAATAGGGCAAAAACCCGTTTTAGTGCATTCAAATACAATAGATTATTCCAAGCCTAACGATACCCTACGACAAATTTGATGGATAATATGTATGCTCACTGGTTGCGTTCGGTAGTGTTAGATGCAGGGGCTACATTTTTTAGATGCAGGGGCTCATACAAGGTCGGACGGTAGCGTATCCCAACCGGACCGTCTTGCTATAGCAAGGGCTTAGTATCCGACTGTGAGGTACTAATAAGTCTCTGCAGTCTATATAGGCCGACATTTAACCGCGTAGAATGTTACGCTAAAAAGAAGTAAGAAAAGCAGAAAAAGCGTTTCAAATGATAGTCAGCTTTTCGAAGCCAGGAGAGTCATATGAGCGGCATAATAAAGCAATTACCGCACAGCTAGTGTGTATCATTGTAGCACCTATATCATAGTTCCTTAAGCAATCTAAGAAATAGGCACTACAACGATACACTCTCACTGTAACCCGTACCCAAACATTCTTCTGAACAACTTCATCTAAAAGGCGAGTCATTCTGTATTTTGTCTCATACATATATGTGATTATTGAACGTCCGACGTAATTTCAATGCAAGTGCGATGTAGTCCAACTGCGATCTTTGCGTAATGTAACGTATGATCGGAACATTAAATGATCGGAGCTCACTTACGAATGATGTGAGTTCGCATGATCACCACgtgg comes from the Anopheles coluzzii chromosome 2, AcolN3, whole genome shotgun sequence genome and includes:
- the LOC120952758 gene encoding bifunctional endo-1,4-beta-xylanase XylA-like isoform X2; translated protein: MFKFVLISALLVAAVCAAPADNSKPGQQGRTDGLDQAESAWNNNPNAWNAGQNTWGRDQAAWNHPSSWNHGSAWNHPNAWNRGYNNRYDPANRWGAGADQWNRYGAAGAGYNSWAGRGAAAGWPAGAAGNRWNAW
- the LOC120952758 gene encoding bifunctional endo-1,4-beta-xylanase XylA-like isoform X1 codes for the protein MFKFVLISALLVAAVCAAPADNSKPGQQGRTDGLDQAESAWNNNPNAWNAGQNTWGRDQAAWNHPSSWNHGSAWNHPNAWNRGYNNRNDMAAGRRAGYDPANRWGAGADQWNRYGAAGAGYNSWAGRGAAAGWPAGAAGNRWNAW